A genomic region of Megalobrama amblycephala isolate DHTTF-2021 linkage group LG6, ASM1881202v1, whole genome shotgun sequence contains the following coding sequences:
- the cmklr2 gene encoding chemerin-like receptor 2 — protein MMTQEGMDYENDTYEYLEYGYVEEAKAGSYTQREALHIISVIIYSLAFTLGVIGNGMVIWVTAFKSKRTVNSVWLQNLAIADFVFVLFLPFSIDYVLRDFHWLFGKTMCKLNSFVCTMNMYASVLFLTILSLDRYISLVHLNWSERYRNVRRAWWVCALIWITSCLLSCPALIFRDVIQHNGKIVCFNNFHDVSSHMVAVRHIAMVSLRTTVGFLLPFATITVSGVLLAVKMRQSDSVRLTSFSRTVSAVILAFFLCWVPFHTFSLMELSMHHTTYLHNVLIVGFPLATSLAFFNSCVNPILYVLLTKKVRRLVRRSCLNFTKNSLRELSQSVSATEIDSGLASCSPEEPMANSSI, from the coding sequence ATGATGACCCAAGAAGGCATGGACTATGAAAACGACACTTACGAATACTTGGAGTATGGCTATGTAGAGGAGGCCAAAGCTGGCAGCTACACTCAAAGAGAAGCTCTTCACATCATATCAGTGATTATCTACAGCCTGGCATTTACTCTGGGTGTAATTGGGAATGGCATGGTGATCTGGGTGACTGCCTTCAAAAGCAAAAGGACCGTGAACAGCGTCTGGCTGCAGAATCTGGCCATTGCCGACTTTGTGTTTGTGCTTTTCCTTCCGTTCTCCATCGACTACGTGCTGCGGGACTTTCACTGGCTCTTTGGGAAGACCATGTGCAAGCTGAACTCTTTCGTGTGCACCATGAACATGTACGCCAGCGTGCTGTTTCTCACCATCCTGAGTTTGGATCGCTACATCTCACTGGTCCACCTGAACTGGTCGGAAAGGTATCGAAACGTCCGGCGGGCCTGGTGGGTGTGCGCGCTGATTTGGATCACGTCCTGCCTTTTAAGCTGTCCGGCCCTGATATTCCGTGACGTGATCCAACATAACGGGAAGATCGTGTGTTTCAATAACTTTCACGACGTGAGCTCGCACATGGTAGCGGTGAGACACATTGCGATGGTGTCTCTGCGCACCACCGTGGGCTTTCTGCTTCCGTTCGCCACCATCACCGTGAGCGGCGTGCTGCTGGCTGTTAAGATGCGCCAGTCCGACTCGGTGCGTTTGACCAGCTTTTCCAGAACCGTCTCCGCCGTGATTCTGGCGTTCTTCCTGTGTTGGGTGCCGTTCCACACGTTCAGCCTGATGGAGCTGAGCATGCACCACACCACCTACCTGCACAACGTGCTCATCGTGGGCTTCCCCCTCGCCACCAGCCTGGCCTTCTTCAACAGCTGCGTCAACCCCATTCTCTATGTGCTGCTCACCAAGAAGGTGCGTAGGTTGGTGAGGAGGTCGTGTTTGAACTTCACCAAGAACTCGCTGAGAGAGCTGAGTCAGTCTGTGTCTGCTACTGAGATAGACTCGGGATTGGCCAGCTGCTCTCCTGAAGAGCCCATGGCCAACTCCTCCATCTGA